The proteins below are encoded in one region of Brienomyrus brachyistius isolate T26 unplaced genomic scaffold, BBRACH_0.4 scaffold36, whole genome shotgun sequence:
- the LOC125721955 gene encoding uncharacterized protein LOC125721955: MARIRRMEKAVCWSDDRYWATWDKWGEVIDWGDEKELCSPAESPSDQADSSTESHSRRRIAKAVSWTDDAYWAAWDKWEEIICWCDEEECSQVTPPTSQLGRDKGIDVHGLEAFVINNRTISIKPVDNHQDSLKIGAVLVDLCQFDLEYLDQSKFNCEIVQVQIGEVEVEETREKAFEKAFELEIVDVAVEVINSEIQLNAINLDIVETKVDKLLLEELIIGDLEAGNVKVSVSNGNVVKVPLRYPSPQRNRRTRQP, translated from the exons atggcaag aatcagacgaatggagaaagctgtttgctggagcgacgacagatactgggcaacttgggacaagtggggagaggtgattgactggggagatgagaaagagctgtgctccccagcagaatcaccttctgaccaggctgacagttccactgagtcacattcccgaaggcgaattgccaaggcagttagctggacggatgatgcttattgggcagcctgggacaagtgggaagagatcatctgctggtgtgatgaagaggagtgctcccaagtaactccacccactagccagcttgggagggataaggggatagatgtacatgggttggaggcttttgtgataaataacaggacaatctccataaagcctgtagacaaccatcaagacagtctgaagataggagctgtgctggtagacctctgccagtttgatctcgaatatttagatcaaagtaaatttaattgtgaaattgtgcaagtacaaattggagaagttgaagtggaggagactagagaaaaggcttttgaaaaagcatttgaattggaaattgtggatgtggcagtagaagttataaacagtgaaatccagctgaatgctataaatttggatattgttgaaactaaggtggacaaattattattggaagaactgatcattggcgatttagaagcaggcaatgtgaaggtgtcagtgtcaaatggcaatgtggtgaaggtacccttaaggtacccttcaccacagaggaacagaagaaccaggcaaccttag